A genomic stretch from Enterobacter oligotrophicus includes:
- the ybjG gene encoding undecaprenyl-diphosphate phosphatase: MLENLNYGLFYLINATPASPEWMIDIATFIAKDLISIVPALAAILWLWGPRKQVNAQRQLVIKVAMALGVSVLTSYVLGHVFPHDRPFVGHVGYNFLHHAPDDSFPSDHGTVIFTFALAFLFWHRLWSGAVLMVIAAAIAWSRVYLGVHWPLDMVGGFLVGLMGCVSAAILWSLFGPELYRGLSQLYRILFAIPIRKGWIRD; the protein is encoded by the coding sequence ATGTTAGAAAATCTGAACTACGGACTGTTTTATCTGATCAACGCCACGCCAGCCTCGCCGGAATGGATGATTGATATCGCCACCTTTATTGCAAAGGATTTGATCAGCATCGTTCCCGCGCTGGCCGCTATTCTCTGGCTGTGGGGGCCACGCAAACAGGTGAACGCGCAGCGCCAGCTGGTGATCAAAGTGGCGATGGCTCTCGGTGTCAGCGTGCTGACCAGCTATGTTCTGGGGCACGTGTTCCCGCACGATCGTCCCTTCGTCGGGCACGTGGGGTATAACTTCCTGCACCATGCACCGGATGACTCCTTCCCAAGCGATCACGGTACGGTGATTTTCACCTTCGCACTGGCGTTCCTGTTCTGGCATCGCCTGTGGTCCGGAGCGGTGCTGATGGTAATAGCGGCCGCTATCGCCTGGTCCCGCGTTTACCTGGGCGTGCACTGGCCGCTGGATATGGTGGGCGGGTTCCTGGTGGGGCTGATGGGCTGCGTGAGCGCGGCGATCCTGTGGAGCCTGTTTGGTCCGGAGCTTTACCGCGGGCTGTCTCAGCTTTATCGCATTCTGTTTGCTATCCCGATCCGTAAAGGCTGGATACGTGACTAA
- a CDS encoding phosphatase PAP2 family protein — translation MAHIFSPSELSKLPTTKTKQLYRLPTRFYGYQLFVLIIFAVLFTWLSRDETLDRWITGFWYDAAAQRFPLQQNPLLDLLNHRLAKYVAIAMAAVALIYGACKRNARLVTAALLMGLGTLVVGALKSISHHSCPWDLVEYGGKAVSYPLFSAVPAASGPGRCFPGGHASSGFMVMGLFFAFWRERPRLAWSFVVLGAIAGLAMGYGQVMRGAHFFSHNLWAGWWVWFSQVVVYGLVSTWFAKE, via the coding sequence ATGGCACATATCTTCAGCCCTTCAGAATTGTCTAAGTTACCGACAACTAAGACAAAACAACTTTACCGTTTGCCGACCCGCTTTTATGGTTATCAGCTTTTCGTGCTGATCATCTTCGCGGTGTTGTTTACCTGGCTGTCACGTGACGAAACGCTCGACAGGTGGATCACCGGTTTCTGGTACGACGCCGCCGCACAGCGTTTTCCGCTGCAGCAAAATCCCCTGCTGGATCTGCTGAACCACCGGCTGGCGAAGTACGTTGCGATTGCGATGGCTGCCGTGGCGCTGATTTACGGGGCATGCAAACGCAATGCGCGGCTGGTGACTGCCGCGTTGCTGATGGGACTGGGCACGCTGGTGGTCGGTGCGCTGAAAAGCATTAGCCACCATAGCTGTCCGTGGGACCTGGTGGAGTACGGCGGAAAAGCGGTCTCTTACCCGCTGTTTAGCGCAGTACCGGCAGCGAGCGGGCCAGGACGCTGCTTCCCCGGCGGGCACGCCTCAAGCGGCTTTATGGTGATGGGGCTGTTTTTTGCGTTCTGGCGCGAACGTCCGCGCCTGGCCTGGAGCTTTGTCGTGCTGGGTGCCATAGCAGGGCTGGCAATGGGTTACGGCCAGGTGATGCGCGGGGCACATTTTTTCTCTCACAACCTGTGGGCTGGGTGGTGGGTCTGGTTTTCTCAGGTGGTGGTCTACGGCCTTGTTTCCACCTGGTTTGCTAAAGAGTGA
- a CDS encoding MFS transporter codes for MLNRSSSGNRLGRQALLFPLCLVLYEFSTYIGNDMIQPGMLAVVEQYNAGIEWVPTSMTAYLAGGMFLQWLLGPLSDRIGRRPVMLTGVVWFIVTCLATLLAQNIEQFTLLRFLQGVSLCFIGAVGYAAIQESFEEAVCIKITALMANVALIAPLLGPLVGAAWVHVAPWEGMFILFAVLAAISFFGLHRAMPETATRLGETLSLKELGRDYKEVLKNVRFVAGALATGFVSLPLLAWIAQSPVIIISGEQLSSYEYGLLQVPIFGALIIGNLVLARLTSRRTVRSLIIMGGWPIAAGLIVAAVATVASSHAYLWMTAGLSIYAFGIGLANAGLVRLTLFASEMSKGTVSAAMGMLQMLIFTVGIEVSKHAYAFGGNGLFSLFNLANGVLWVGLMVVFLKDKRVGNALQP; via the coding sequence ATGTTAAACCGTTCTTCTTCCGGTAACCGTCTGGGTCGTCAGGCGTTACTGTTTCCTCTGTGTCTGGTGCTCTACGAATTCTCTACCTACATCGGCAACGATATGATCCAGCCCGGTATGCTGGCCGTGGTGGAACAGTACAACGCCGGTATTGAGTGGGTGCCGACCTCCATGACCGCCTATCTGGCTGGCGGCATGTTTTTGCAGTGGTTGTTAGGACCGCTGTCGGATCGTATTGGCCGTCGTCCGGTAATGCTGACCGGCGTGGTGTGGTTTATCGTCACCTGTCTTGCCACGCTGCTGGCGCAAAATATTGAACAATTCACTCTGCTGCGCTTCCTGCAGGGGGTCAGCCTGTGCTTCATTGGTGCCGTGGGGTATGCCGCGATTCAGGAATCGTTCGAAGAGGCGGTGTGCATTAAAATTACCGCGCTGATGGCGAACGTGGCGCTGATAGCGCCGCTTCTGGGGCCGCTGGTGGGGGCTGCGTGGGTACACGTTGCGCCGTGGGAAGGGATGTTTATTCTCTTTGCGGTACTTGCCGCTATCTCTTTCTTTGGATTGCATCGTGCAATGCCGGAAACCGCCACCCGACTGGGGGAAACGCTCTCGCTGAAAGAGCTGGGTCGGGATTATAAAGAGGTCCTGAAAAACGTCCGTTTTGTCGCAGGTGCGCTGGCGACGGGCTTTGTCAGTTTGCCGCTTCTGGCGTGGATCGCCCAGTCGCCGGTGATTATTATCAGCGGTGAACAGCTCAGCAGCTATGAGTATGGCCTGCTGCAGGTGCCAATCTTCGGGGCGTTGATTATCGGTAACCTGGTGCTGGCTCGCCTGACGTCGCGTCGGACCGTGCGTTCCTTGATCATTATGGGTGGCTGGCCGATCGCGGCAGGGCTGATTGTGGCGGCGGTTGCGACTGTCGCGTCATCGCATGCATACCTGTGGATGACGGCGGGGCTGAGTATTTATGCTTTTGGTATTGGTCTGGCGAATGCCGGACTGGTGCGTCTGACGCTCTTTGCCAGCGAAATGAGTAAAGGCACGGTGTCCGCGGCGATGGGTATGCTGCAGATGCTTATTTTCACTGTCGGTATTGAGGTGAGCAAGCACGCCTATGCTTTTGGCGGCAACGGGCTGTTCAGCCTGTTTAACCTTGCCAACGGCGTGCTGTGGGTCGGGTTGATGGTGGTGTTCCTGAAAGACAAACGTGTCGGAAACGCCCTGCAACCTTAA
- a CDS encoding Cof-type HAD-IIB family hydrolase, protein MSVKLIAVDMDGTFLNDAKTYNRARFLAQYARMKEQGIRFVVASGNQYYQLISFFPEIAHEISFVAENGGWVVSAGEDVFNGELTKAHFDTVAAVLNGVPGIEIIACGKSSAYTLKAYDDVFKAIAAKYYHRLEMVNNFDHLNDIFFKFGLNVSDAEIPRIQALLHEKLGDIMVPVTTGHGSIDLIIPGVHKANGLRILQERWGIENSEVVAFGDSGNDVEMLRQSGFSFAMANARPHIKAVARFEAPHNNNEGVLDVIEKVLNGEAPFH, encoded by the coding sequence ATGAGCGTTAAACTGATTGCAGTCGACATGGATGGTACCTTTCTGAACGATGCAAAGACTTACAACCGTGCGCGTTTTCTGGCGCAGTACGCGCGCATGAAGGAGCAAGGCATTCGCTTCGTGGTTGCCAGCGGCAACCAGTATTACCAGCTGATCTCATTTTTCCCGGAGATTGCACATGAAATTTCGTTTGTTGCCGAAAATGGCGGCTGGGTGGTTAGCGCAGGGGAAGATGTCTTTAATGGCGAATTGACGAAAGCACACTTCGATACCGTGGCCGCCGTGTTAAACGGTGTGCCAGGCATTGAGATTATCGCCTGCGGAAAAAGCAGCGCCTATACCCTGAAGGCTTATGACGATGTATTCAAAGCGATCGCCGCGAAATACTATCATCGGCTGGAAATGGTGAACAATTTTGACCATCTGAACGATATCTTCTTTAAGTTCGGGCTTAACGTCTCCGATGCTGAAATACCGCGTATTCAGGCATTGCTGCATGAAAAACTGGGCGACATTATGGTGCCTGTCACCACCGGCCACGGCAGCATCGACCTGATTATCCCCGGCGTGCATAAGGCCAACGGCCTGCGGATATTGCAGGAACGCTGGGGGATTGAAAACAGTGAAGTGGTGGCGTTTGGCGACAGCGGTAACGACGTGGAAATGCTGCGTCAGTCCGGCTTTAGCTTTGCGATGGCAAATGCCAGACCGCATATTAAAGCGGTGGCCCGGTTCGAAGCGCCGCACAATAATAACGAAGGTGTTTTAGACGTGATTGAGAAAGTGTTGAACGGAGAAGCGCCGTTTCATTAA
- a CDS encoding MFS transporter, which translates to MTLTSPRKALQLRMWALFMFFFIPGLLMASWATRTPAIRDILSVSTAEMGIVLFGLSIGSMSGILCSAWLVKRFGTRAVIRTTMCCAVAGMIVLSVALWFASPVLFALGLTVFGGSFGAAEVAINVEGAAVEREMNKTVLPMMHGFYSFGTLAGAGAGMALTAWGIAANLHILLAALVCITPILIGIRAIPDGTGKNSAEEQKSAEKGLPFYRDIQLMLIGVVVLAMAFAEGSANDWLPLLMVDGHGFSPTSGSLIYAGFTLGMTVGRFTGGWFIDRYSRVAVVRASALLGGLGIAMIIFVDVDWIAGVSVILWGLGASLGFPLTISAASDTGPDAPTRVSVVATTGYLAFLVGPPLLGFLGEHYGLRSAMLVVLGLVIIAALVARAVAKPEAEQTSMEKGYER; encoded by the coding sequence ATGACGTTGACCTCTCCCCGTAAAGCCCTGCAGCTGCGCATGTGGGCGCTGTTTATGTTCTTCTTTATTCCTGGGCTGCTCATGGCTTCATGGGCAACGCGTACCCCCGCTATCCGCGATATTTTGTCCGTTTCAACGGCCGAGATGGGCATCGTGCTGTTTGGCCTGTCGATTGGCTCCATGAGCGGTATTCTTTGTTCGGCCTGGCTGGTGAAACGCTTTGGCACGCGGGCGGTGATCCGCACCACTATGTGCTGCGCGGTAGCCGGAATGATAGTGTTGAGCGTGGCGCTGTGGTTTGCTTCTCCTGTCCTGTTTGCGCTTGGACTGACGGTCTTTGGCGGAAGTTTTGGGGCCGCAGAAGTGGCGATTAACGTCGAAGGGGCGGCCGTCGAGCGTGAAATGAACAAGACGGTACTCCCGATGATGCACGGCTTCTACAGCTTCGGCACGCTGGCGGGCGCGGGTGCGGGGATGGCACTGACGGCATGGGGTATCGCTGCTAACCTGCATATTTTACTGGCCGCGCTGGTCTGTATTACCCCCATTCTGATCGGCATCCGGGCGATCCCTGACGGCACAGGTAAAAACTCCGCAGAAGAACAAAAATCCGCCGAAAAAGGGCTGCCATTCTACCGCGACATCCAGTTAATGCTGATTGGCGTGGTGGTGCTGGCGATGGCCTTTGCCGAAGGCTCTGCAAATGACTGGCTGCCGCTGCTGATGGTGGATGGACACGGGTTTAGCCCCACCTCCGGCTCACTGATCTACGCCGGGTTTACGCTGGGGATGACCGTCGGACGCTTTACCGGCGGCTGGTTTATTGACCGCTACAGCCGAGTGGCGGTGGTGCGTGCCAGCGCCCTGCTGGGCGGCTTAGGCATCGCAATGATCATCTTTGTGGATGTGGACTGGATTGCCGGCGTCTCCGTGATCCTCTGGGGGCTGGGAGCATCGCTTGGTTTCCCGCTCACCATTTCCGCCGCCAGCGATACCGGACCGGATGCGCCGACGCGCGTCAGCGTGGTGGCAACCACAGGCTACCTCGCCTTCCTCGTCGGGCCACCGCTGCTCGGTTTCCTCGGTGAGCACTACGGGTTGCGCAGCGCGATGCTGGTGGTGTTAGGGTTAGTCATTATTGCGGCGCTGGTGGCGCGCGCGGTGGCAAAACCGGAAGCAGAACAAACGTCAATGGAGAAGGGATATGAGCGTTAA
- a CDS encoding TetR/AcrR family transcriptional regulator: MSRPPNDPNRREKILQATLDTIAEHGIHAATHRKIASCAGVPLGSMTYYFDGKEPLLEEAFTWFTRQMSQQYRDFFAGVAGPEMACESITTLIHSSQVTTPHNMALMYQLYAFMHRSAALKTVMQDWMKMSQTTLEQWFDPVTARALDAFIEGMTLHFVTDRQPLSREEIRAMVGRIAGEGGC; the protein is encoded by the coding sequence ATGAGCAGACCGCCGAACGACCCTAACCGCCGGGAAAAGATCCTCCAGGCCACGCTGGACACCATTGCTGAGCATGGTATCCATGCCGCTACGCACCGTAAAATCGCCAGCTGTGCGGGCGTGCCGCTGGGATCGATGACCTACTATTTCGACGGCAAAGAGCCGCTGCTGGAAGAGGCATTCACGTGGTTTACCCGACAGATGTCGCAGCAGTATCGTGATTTCTTTGCGGGCGTGGCTGGCCCGGAGATGGCATGCGAGTCCATCACCACGTTAATCCACAGCTCACAAGTCACCACGCCGCACAACATGGCGCTGATGTATCAGCTGTATGCCTTTATGCACCGCAGTGCGGCGCTGAAAACGGTGATGCAGGACTGGATGAAGATGAGCCAGACCACGCTTGAGCAGTGGTTTGATCCGGTTACAGCCAGAGCGCTGGACGCGTTTATCGAAGGGATGACGCTGCACTTTGTGACCGACAGACAGCCGCTGTCGCGGGAGGAGATCCGGGCGATGGTGGGACGGATTGCGGGCGAGGGTGGGTGTTAG
- the arsC gene encoding glutaredoxin-dependent arsenate reductase, translating to MTHITIYHNPSCGTSRNTLEMIRNSGTEPEVILYLETPPSRDKLTALIADMEISVRDLLRKNVEPYDQLGLAEERFTDEQLIDFMLQYPILINRPIVVTPLGTRLCRPSEVVLDILPEAQKGAFTKEDGEAVIDASGKKIAQK from the coding sequence ATGACCCACATCACCATCTATCACAACCCATCTTGCGGCACCTCACGTAACACGCTGGAGATGATCCGCAACAGCGGCACGGAGCCAGAGGTTATCCTCTATCTGGAAACCCCACCGTCGCGCGATAAGCTGACCGCACTGATTGCCGATATGGAGATTTCCGTGCGGGATCTGCTGCGTAAAAACGTGGAGCCCTACGATCAACTTGGTCTGGCCGAAGAAAGATTCACCGACGAGCAGCTTATCGATTTCATGCTGCAATACCCGATCCTGATTAACCGTCCGATCGTGGTGACGCCGCTGGGCACTCGCCTCTGCCGCCCTTCTGAAGTCGTCCTCGACATTCTGCCTGAGGCGCAAAAAGGGGCGTTTACCAAAGAGGATGGTGAAGCGGTCATTGACGCCAGTGGGAAGAAAATCGCCCAGAAATAG
- a CDS encoding Hcp family type VI secretion system effector produces MLTPAHLWLEDENGSPVVGSCMMPTRLGSIELKSFSHGVTIPVDSSWGKLTGTRVHRPVTIVKEFDQTTPFLYRAVCEGRVMKKGIIKMYRILESGIEAEYFNIVMENVKFTTVAPFLTPNGMSSTHLETIELRYEAISWKYTEGNIIYRDTWNDRCCA; encoded by the coding sequence ATGCTGACACCCGCACACCTATGGCTTGAAGACGAAAACGGCTCGCCGGTTGTCGGTAGCTGCATGATGCCCACACGTCTTGGTTCCATAGAGCTAAAATCGTTCTCCCACGGTGTTACTATTCCGGTTGACTCAAGCTGGGGCAAGCTGACCGGCACGCGCGTCCATCGTCCTGTCACGATAGTCAAAGAGTTTGATCAGACTACCCCGTTTCTTTACCGCGCCGTGTGCGAAGGGCGAGTTATGAAGAAGGGGATCATTAAGATGTACCGCATTTTGGAGTCCGGTATCGAGGCCGAATATTTCAATATCGTGATGGAAAATGTTAAGTTCACGACAGTGGCACCATTCCTGACCCCTAACGGGATGAGCAGCACCCATCTTGAAACGATCGAATTGCGTTATGAAGCAATCTCCTGGAAGTACACGGAGGGGAATATCATTTACCGTGACACCTGGAACGATCGCTGTTGCGCCTGA
- a CDS encoding aspartate:alanine antiporter, which translates to MNINVADLLNGNYILLLFVVLALGLCLGKLRLGSVQLGNSIGVLVVSLLLGQQHFSINTDALNLGFMLFIFCVGVEAGPNFFSIFFRDGKNYLMLALVMVGSALLIALGLGKLFGWDIGLTAGMLAGSMTSTPVLVGAGDTLRHSGMAGASLSTALDHLSLGYALTYLIGLVSLIVGARYLPKLQHQDLQTSAQQIARERGLDTDSKRKVYLPVIRAYRVGPELVAWADGKNLRELGIYRQTGCYIERIRRNGILANPDGDAVLQMGDDIALVGYPDAHARLDPSFRNGKEVFDRDLLDMRIVTEEIVVKNHNAVGRRLAQLKLTDHGCFLNRVIRSQIEMPIDDNVVLNKGDVLQVSGDARRVKTVADRIGFISIHSQVTDLLAFCAFFIVGLMIGMITFQFSNFSFGIGNAAGLLFAGIMLGFLRANHPTFGYIPQGALNMVKEFGLMVFMAGVGLSAGSGIGHSLGAVGWQMLVSGLIVSLVPVVICFLFGAYVLRMNRALLFGAMMGARTCAPAMEIISDTARSNIPALGYAGTYAIANVLLTLAGTLIIIIWPGLG; encoded by the coding sequence GTGAATATAAACGTCGCAGACTTGTTAAATGGGAATTACATCCTGTTATTATTTGTGGTACTGGCACTGGGCCTTTGTCTGGGAAAATTGCGCCTGGGTTCAGTTCAACTTGGTAATTCCATTGGCGTTTTAGTCGTCTCCTTATTATTAGGTCAGCAACATTTCAGCATTAACACGGACGCACTTAACTTAGGTTTTATGCTGTTTATTTTTTGTGTTGGTGTGGAAGCAGGACCCAACTTTTTTTCAATTTTCTTTCGCGACGGCAAAAATTATCTGATGCTGGCGCTGGTGATGGTCGGTAGCGCGCTGCTGATCGCGTTGGGGCTGGGCAAACTGTTTGGCTGGGATATCGGGTTAACGGCCGGTATGCTGGCAGGTTCTATGACCTCCACGCCGGTGCTTGTGGGGGCGGGCGATACTCTGCGTCATTCCGGCATGGCGGGAGCGTCGCTTTCTACCGCGCTCGACCACCTGAGCCTCGGCTATGCCCTGACCTACCTGATTGGTCTGGTAAGCCTGATTGTGGGTGCCCGCTACCTGCCAAAACTGCAACATCAGGATTTACAGACCAGTGCGCAGCAAATTGCCCGCGAGCGCGGCCTGGATACCGACTCCAAACGTAAAGTCTACCTGCCTGTGATTCGCGCCTACCGCGTGGGGCCAGAGCTGGTGGCGTGGGCGGACGGTAAAAACCTGCGTGAGCTGGGAATTTACCGCCAGACAGGTTGTTACATCGAACGAATTCGTCGCAACGGTATCCTGGCGAACCCGGACGGCGACGCGGTGCTGCAGATGGGCGACGACATCGCGCTGGTGGGCTACCCTGACGCCCACGCACGCCTCGACCCGAGCTTCCGTAACGGCAAAGAGGTGTTTGACCGCGATCTTCTCGACATGCGCATCGTTACCGAAGAGATTGTGGTGAAAAACCATAACGCCGTCGGCCGCCGTCTGGCGCAGCTAAAGCTGACCGACCACGGCTGCTTCCTGAACCGCGTGATCCGCAGCCAGATTGAGATGCCAATTGATGACAACGTGGTGCTCAACAAAGGTGACGTTTTGCAGGTTAGCGGCGACGCCCGCCGCGTGAAAACCGTTGCCGATCGCATTGGCTTTATCTCCATTCACAGCCAGGTCACCGACCTGCTGGCCTTCTGCGCTTTCTTTATTGTCGGCCTGATGATCGGGATGATTACCTTCCAGTTCAGCAACTTTAGCTTCGGCATTGGTAACGCCGCCGGACTGCTGTTTGCGGGGATCATGCTGGGCTTCCTGCGTGCGAACCACCCAACCTTCGGCTATATCCCGCAGGGTGCGCTGAACATGGTGAAAGAGTTCGGTCTGATGGTCTTTATGGCAGGTGTTGGCTTAAGCGCCGGTAGCGGCATTGGCCACAGCCTGGGAGCCGTCGGCTGGCAGATGCTGGTTTCGGGGCTTATCGTCAGCCTCGTCCCTGTGGTGATCTGCTTCCTGTTTGGTGCTTACGTGTTGCGTATGAACCGCGCCCTGCTCTTCGGCGCGATGATGGGTGCGCGTACCTGTGCCCCGGCGATGGAAATTATCAGTGATACCGCACGCAGCAACATCCCGGCGCTGGGCTATGCGGGGACCTATGCCATCGCCAACGTACTGCTTACCCTGGCGGGTACATTGATCATCATCATCTGGCCTGGTCTCGGATAA
- a CDS encoding inner membrane protein YbjM, with the protein MNIKRNWAGVISCFLLFTVVCVSLAFNVKGAFRASGHPELGLLFFTLPGAAASFLSRGGEVIKPLLGAILAAPLCLLLMRLVFITSRTFWQELAWLLSAVFWCALGALCFLFVRSLIMHRRHHK; encoded by the coding sequence TTGAACATTAAGCGAAACTGGGCGGGGGTGATCAGCTGCTTTTTGCTGTTTACGGTCGTTTGCGTGTCGTTAGCTTTTAATGTGAAGGGGGCGTTCAGGGCCTCCGGCCATCCGGAGCTTGGACTGCTCTTTTTCACCCTGCCGGGTGCGGCAGCCAGTTTTCTTTCCCGTGGTGGAGAGGTGATTAAACCGTTATTAGGCGCGATTCTGGCAGCACCGTTGTGTCTGCTGTTGATGCGTCTGGTATTTATCACGTCGAGAACGTTCTGGCAGGAGCTGGCGTGGTTACTGAGTGCGGTATTCTGGTGCGCGCTTGGGGCGCTGTGCTTCTTATTTGTGCGAAGCCTGATTATGCACAGGCGGCACCACAAATAA
- a CDS encoding GrxA family glutaredoxin, with translation MFAVIFGRPGCPYCVRAKELAEKLTEERDDFNFRYVDIHAEGISKADLEKTVGKPVETVPQIFLDQKHIGGCTDFEAYAKENLGLFAAQ, from the coding sequence ATGTTTGCAGTAATTTTTGGTCGTCCGGGATGCCCTTACTGCGTGCGCGCAAAAGAACTGGCTGAGAAACTGACCGAAGAGCGTGATGACTTTAACTTCCGCTATGTGGACATCCACGCGGAAGGGATCAGCAAAGCCGACCTGGAAAAGACCGTGGGTAAACCGGTTGAAACCGTCCCGCAGATCTTCCTCGATCAGAAACACATTGGCGGCTGCACTGATTTTGAAGCCTACGCCAAAGAAAATCTGGGCCTGTTTGCGGCTCAGTAA
- the nfsA gene encoding nitroreductase NfsA — MTPTIDLLRSHRSIRHFTDEPITQAQRDAIIDSARGTSSSSFLQCSSIIRITDPAMREQLVTLTGGQKHVAQAAEFWVFCADFNRHLQICPEAELGLAEQLLLGVVDTALMAQNAFTAAESLGLGGVYIGGLRNNIESVTELLQLPKHVLPLFGLCLGWPADNPDLKPRIPAAMLVHENHYQPVDQDVLNQYDEELANYYLTRDSNNRRDTWSDHIRRTIIKENRPFILDYLHKQGWATR, encoded by the coding sequence ATGACGCCGACAATTGACCTGTTACGTTCCCATCGTTCCATTCGCCATTTCACCGATGAGCCGATCACCCAGGCGCAGCGCGACGCGATTATCGACAGCGCAAGAGGGACATCCAGCTCCAGTTTCCTGCAGTGCAGCTCCATTATCCGCATTACCGACCCGGCAATGCGTGAACAGCTGGTGACCCTGACGGGCGGACAAAAACACGTCGCCCAGGCGGCTGAATTTTGGGTGTTCTGCGCTGACTTTAACCGCCATCTGCAGATTTGCCCTGAAGCCGAACTGGGCCTGGCCGAACAGCTGCTGCTAGGTGTCGTCGATACCGCTTTAATGGCGCAAAACGCCTTCACGGCGGCGGAGTCGCTGGGATTAGGCGGCGTTTATATTGGCGGCCTGCGTAACAATATCGAAAGCGTCACCGAACTGCTTCAGTTGCCTAAACACGTCCTGCCGCTGTTTGGCCTCTGCCTAGGCTGGCCGGCGGATAACCCGGATCTGAAGCCGCGCATTCCTGCTGCGATGCTGGTGCATGAAAACCACTATCAGCCGGTCGACCAGGATGTGCTGAATCAATACGATGAAGAGCTGGCGAACTACTATCTGACGCGCGACAGCAACAACCGCCGCGATACCTGGAGCGACCATATCCGTCGCACTATCATTAAAGAAAACCGCCCGTTTATTCTCGATTATCTGCACAAACAGGGCTGGGCGACGCGATAG
- the rimK gene encoding 30S ribosomal protein S6--L-glutamate ligase: protein MKIAILSRDGTLYSCKRLREAAGKLGHQVEILDPLSCYMNIDPAASSIHYKGRRLPHYDAVIPRIGSQITYYGTAALRQFEMLGSYPLNESVAISRARDKLRSLQLLARQGIDLPVTGIAHSPDDTSDLIDMVGGAPLVIKLVEGTQGIGVVLAETRQAAESVIDAFRGLNAHILVQEYIEEAKGRDIRCFVVGDEVVAAIERQAKEGDFRSNLHRGGVARVASISDREREIAVKAAQTLGLDVAGVDLLRATRGPLVMEVNASPGLEGVEKTTGVDIAGKMIRWIERHATPGFCLKTGG, encoded by the coding sequence GTGAAAATTGCCATTTTGTCCAGGGATGGAACGCTCTATTCATGTAAACGCCTGCGAGAAGCGGCGGGTAAACTCGGCCATCAGGTTGAGATCCTCGATCCGCTTTCCTGCTATATGAATATCGATCCTGCGGCGTCGTCTATTCATTATAAAGGCCGCCGGTTGCCGCATTATGATGCGGTGATCCCCCGCATTGGTTCTCAGATTACCTACTACGGTACTGCCGCGTTGCGCCAGTTTGAAATGCTCGGTAGCTATCCTCTTAATGAATCTGTCGCTATTTCGCGTGCCCGCGATAAGTTGCGCTCTTTGCAGCTGCTTGCGCGTCAGGGCATTGATTTGCCCGTCACCGGCATCGCCCACTCGCCGGATGACACCAGCGATCTGATCGACATGGTGGGCGGCGCGCCGCTGGTGATCAAGTTGGTGGAAGGCACTCAGGGCATTGGCGTGGTGCTGGCAGAAACGCGTCAGGCGGCGGAGAGCGTGATCGACGCCTTTCGTGGCCTTAACGCTCACATTCTGGTGCAGGAGTATATCGAAGAGGCCAAAGGTCGCGATATTCGCTGTTTCGTGGTCGGAGACGAAGTGGTTGCTGCGATTGAACGTCAGGCGAAGGAGGGCGATTTTCGCTCTAATTTACACCGGGGCGGGGTGGCGCGGGTGGCCAGTATCAGCGATCGTGAACGCGAGATTGCCGTGAAAGCGGCACAAACGTTAGGCCTGGACGTCGCCGGTGTGGATCTGCTGCGCGCAACACGTGGCCCACTGGTGATGGAGGTGAATGCCTCGCCAGGGCTGGAAGGCGTGGAAAAAACCACAGGCGTCGATATTGCAGGTAAAATGATCAGATGGATTGAACGTCATGCAACGCCGGGATTCTGCCTGAAAACGGGCGGGTAA
- a CDS encoding YbjN domain-containing protein — protein sequence MDLQVVPTLDTLRQWLDDAGITFFECDSCQALHLPHMQNFDGIFDAKIDLINDVILFSALAEVKPSALLALASDLSAINASSLTVKAFLDIQDDNLPKLVVCQSLFSGAGLSFKQFAWFMRLSEEQISMVMMEANAHHLLYSAEDDAENNDASPNFLH from the coding sequence ATGGATTTACAGGTCGTTCCAACACTGGATACGTTACGTCAATGGCTCGATGATGCCGGTATCACTTTCTTTGAATGCGACTCCTGTCAGGCGCTGCATCTGCCTCATATGCAAAATTTCGATGGCATTTTTGATGCCAAAATCGATCTGATTAACGATGTCATTCTTTTCTCTGCGCTGGCTGAGGTAAAGCCGTCGGCGCTGCTGGCACTGGCGTCAGATCTGTCGGCCATTAATGCCAGTTCTTTGACAGTAAAAGCATTTCTCGACATACAGGATGATAATCTGCCGAAACTGGTTGTTTGCCAGTCTTTATTCTCCGGTGCTGGCCTCTCCTTTAAGCAGTTCGCCTGGTTTATGCGCCTGAGCGAAGAGCAAATTTCGATGGTCATGATGGAAGCCAATGCACATCATCTGCTGTACAGCGCAGAAGATGATGCAGAGAATAATGATGCATCTCCCAATTTTCTTCACTGA